In a genomic window of Halalkaliarchaeum sp. AArc-CO:
- a CDS encoding transposase encodes MFEENNEHHQEKLFSPVKDLPSSIDEKLQNHWSTHFYQHIFTQIDETKFGRLYHDGYSRPNKPVNELVSLEIIKHLLDLSDEELEYAYIFDFRVRNALGKETLGDNICQKTFTNFRRRLMEHEKETGQDLLHEVFEDHRSYFQAEFEIDASTQRMDSTFIEANIKQLSRVDLLAKVLHNFLCDLPEEIVQELPAGIDEFADTDNLELSYQLEPGEIPATMETLAEHTAWLVDRFEDADEYAELESFAHLQQVLDEQCYRIAELEDDEDVDDFDDQRQPGDDSSPDWQPIRTYTSPEEGTDTNQDEDNTESSGEDAENHPDHVGLKEPDEIDSGSLQNPHDEDATYRFKNGEDYHGYKANVAETCNGENPFRLITAIRVDTNNTDDGDLLDEDVTELSTETGLRDLLVDGGYTHKEVEKRCRDQEITQHFSGITGQRPAAEKMSLAAPEWDGTRMVACPAGHEPFDQNHYETGRISGKMEKEFCDGCPHRESCFVEEQQNHYSYGFRERRVEVAQRRKRLDDPAEHEFLKLRAGAESLINEMYHKDGEKTTFTGKIKVKNASIAKAIGRNLKRASGFIESEAKREKSAA; translated from the coding sequence GTGTTTGAAGAAAATAACGAACATCACCAGGAAAAGTTGTTCTCACCTGTAAAAGACCTTCCATCCAGCATTGACGAAAAATTACAGAATCACTGGTCAACCCACTTTTATCAACACATCTTCACCCAGATAGATGAGACGAAGTTCGGGCGGTTATACCACGACGGGTATAGCCGTCCGAACAAACCCGTCAATGAGCTTGTCTCACTGGAGATTATCAAACACCTGCTCGATCTCTCTGACGAAGAGCTTGAATATGCCTACATCTTCGATTTTCGCGTCAGAAACGCACTGGGGAAAGAAACACTCGGCGACAACATCTGCCAAAAGACGTTCACCAATTTCCGCCGTCGGTTGATGGAACACGAAAAGGAGACTGGCCAGGATTTGTTACACGAAGTCTTCGAAGATCACCGCAGCTATTTCCAAGCAGAGTTTGAAATTGATGCCAGTACGCAGCGGATGGATTCGACGTTTATTGAGGCCAACATCAAGCAACTGTCCCGTGTTGATCTCCTCGCCAAAGTCCTCCACAACTTCCTGTGCGATCTCCCTGAGGAGATTGTACAGGAATTGCCCGCTGGGATCGACGAGTTCGCAGACACCGACAACCTGGAGCTGTCCTACCAGCTTGAACCAGGCGAGATTCCAGCAACCATGGAAACACTCGCCGAGCATACCGCGTGGCTTGTTGATCGGTTCGAAGATGCCGATGAATACGCTGAGTTGGAGAGCTTTGCCCATCTCCAGCAGGTCCTCGACGAACAGTGTTATCGCATTGCCGAACTCGAAGACGACGAGGACGTAGACGATTTTGATGACCAACGCCAGCCCGGTGACGACTCGTCACCGGACTGGCAACCAATCCGAACGTACACTTCTCCCGAAGAAGGGACAGACACTAACCAGGATGAAGATAACACAGAGTCATCCGGAGAAGACGCCGAAAACCACCCTGATCACGTCGGGCTGAAAGAGCCCGACGAGATCGACAGCGGTTCGTTGCAAAACCCGCACGACGAGGACGCAACCTACCGCTTCAAGAACGGTGAGGACTATCACGGATACAAAGCGAATGTAGCGGAGACGTGCAATGGTGAGAATCCATTCCGACTCATTACAGCGATTCGAGTCGATACCAACAACACGGACGACGGCGACCTTCTTGACGAGGACGTAACGGAGCTCTCGACAGAGACAGGGTTACGTGACCTGCTCGTTGATGGTGGGTACACGCACAAGGAAGTAGAGAAGCGCTGCCGTGATCAGGAGATCACGCAGCACTTCTCGGGAATCACAGGTCAACGACCTGCAGCGGAGAAGATGTCGTTGGCTGCGCCAGAGTGGGACGGGACCAGAATGGTTGCGTGTCCTGCCGGACACGAACCATTCGACCAGAACCACTACGAAACCGGTCGGATTTCTGGAAAGATGGAGAAGGAGTTCTGTGACGGGTGTCCGCACAGAGAGAGCTGTTTCGTCGAGGAGCAACAGAACCACTATAGCTACGGCTTCAGGGAACGGCGGGTAGAAGTTGCGCAGCGACGCAAACGGTTAGATGATCCGGCTGAACATGAGTTTCTGAAGTTACGTGCCGGAGCTGAGTCGTTGATCAACGAGATGTATCACAAAGACGGGGAGAAAACGACGTTCACAGGGAAGATCAAGGTGAAGAACGCGTCAATAGCGAAAGCTATCGGGAGAAACTTGAAGCGAGCCTCCGGATTCATCGAATCGGAGGCGAAGCGGGAGAAATCGGCAGCATAG
- a CDS encoding tail fiber domain-containing protein, which yields MPNETHVAVESNDEQHSEPSDSAFPISRRAALGGLLGLGLLSSTAAAQPPARRWNSDQTANGYRLLDLGALTMRDNDIEIRDFEGTNLEIEDGVLNAIVESEEFELLVGRYLDFDDDDTLQFTGPAEWQNKTTTSVNEASGENATVGGGHSNVASGENATVAGGGGENEGDGNPASGRWASVGGGQSNIASSFQATVGGGILNRARGDSATVAGGASNEASDIATTVGGGSGNKASGFLATVAGGASNEASGTMATIPGGQRNIAAGRSSFAAGRYARANHDGAFVFGDSSMTTISSNGADEARFQMPVYAESFNTTSTRTKKTNTEPVDPQQALAGVESLDVSTWEFTDSDGGRHMGPMAEEFFETFGLGDSDDSIASVDADGVAFAAIQGLSAKLEQKDERIAELYERLATLEERVGVRPVAADGGTVGTED from the coding sequence ATGCCCAACGAGACACACGTAGCGGTCGAATCAAACGACGAACAGCACTCCGAGCCGTCTGACTCGGCATTCCCGATTTCACGCCGGGCCGCACTCGGCGGATTGCTCGGGCTCGGCCTCTTGAGTAGCACCGCGGCCGCCCAACCACCGGCCCGACGATGGAATAGCGATCAAACTGCCAATGGCTACCGGCTGCTCGATCTCGGAGCGCTCACCATGCGAGACAACGACATCGAGATCCGCGATTTCGAAGGGACGAATCTGGAAATCGAGGACGGCGTGCTGAACGCCATCGTCGAGTCCGAAGAGTTCGAACTTCTGGTCGGTCGGTATCTCGACTTCGATGACGACGACACGCTCCAGTTCACCGGCCCGGCCGAGTGGCAAAACAAAACCACCACCTCGGTCAACGAAGCCAGTGGCGAGAATGCGACGGTCGGTGGGGGTCACTCCAACGTGGCCAGTGGCGAGAATGCGACGGTCGCCGGCGGGGGCGGTGAAAACGAGGGGGATGGAAACCCTGCCAGCGGCCGTTGGGCGTCGGTCGGCGGCGGCCAGAGCAACATCGCCAGCAGTTTTCAGGCGACCGTCGGTGGTGGTATCCTCAACAGAGCCAGGGGTGATTCAGCGACGGTCGCTGGCGGCGCGAGCAACGAAGCCAGCGATATTGCTACGACGGTCGGCGGTGGCTCCGGCAACAAAGCCAGCGGCTTTCTTGCGACGGTCGCCGGCGGCGCGAGCAACGAAGCCAGCGGCACTATGGCGACTATTCCCGGGGGACAAAGGAACATAGCCGCCGGCAGATCCTCGTTTGCGGCAGGACGGTACGCAAGAGCGAACCACGATGGCGCGTTCGTGTTCGGTGACTCATCGATGACTACAATCAGCTCGAATGGAGCAGATGAGGCACGGTTCCAGATGCCGGTCTATGCGGAGTCGTTCAACACGACCAGTACCCGTACAAAAAAGACCAACACCGAACCGGTCGATCCCCAGCAGGCCTTGGCAGGCGTCGAGTCACTTGACGTGAGCACTTGGGAATTCACTGACAGCGACGGCGGGCGACATATGGGGCCGATGGCTGAGGAGTTCTTCGAGACGTTCGGCCTCGGCGACTCTGATGACTCAATTGCCTCCGTCGATGCTGATGGCGTGGCCTTCGCCGCTATCCAGGGCCTCTCTGCAAAGCTTGAGCAGAAGGACGAACGTATTGCCGAGTTGTATGAACGGCTTGCGACACTTGAAGAGCGTGTTGGTGTGCGACCAGTTGCTGCTGACGGTGGAACAGTAGGGACCGAAGACTGA
- a CDS encoding TFIIB-type zinc ribbon-containing protein translates to MSQRDVYQTGFDEQVGRTIDDNASCPECDGSIVVESGERRCSDCSLVIEDSRIDHGPEWRTFQNEETTRSRTGAPLTQARHDRGLSTKIGRKQDGNGNTLSGKKRSQLGRLRRENTRGRFKSKKERNLAEACTEINRLTSALDLPSAALERASKIFRKAHEADLLMGRSIETIASGSVYAAVRCGTWTRTIEEIAEVSRVSKAKVELGYQVMNVELELEAKPQSPQEFVPQLSSKLELSNQVERRAVTLAKEVFETGLASGRKPSGVAAGCLYHAARECGEDLTQSEVASVANTTPVTVRSSWNLLTNSGIAESM, encoded by the coding sequence ATGTCCCAACGAGATGTCTACCAGACGGGTTTCGACGAACAGGTTGGACGAACAATCGACGATAATGCATCGTGTCCAGAGTGTGATGGGTCAATCGTGGTCGAAAGCGGAGAACGGCGTTGTTCCGATTGCAGTCTCGTCATCGAGGATTCACGGATTGATCACGGCCCCGAGTGGCGGACGTTCCAAAACGAAGAAACCACCCGAAGTCGCACCGGTGCTCCCCTTACCCAGGCCCGTCACGATCGCGGTCTCTCGACGAAGATTGGCAGGAAGCAGGACGGGAATGGAAACACCCTCTCAGGAAAGAAGCGCTCTCAACTTGGGCGGTTGCGGCGTGAAAATACCCGTGGCCGGTTCAAATCAAAGAAAGAGCGCAATCTCGCAGAAGCCTGTACGGAGATCAACCGGCTAACCAGTGCGCTCGATCTCCCGAGTGCTGCCCTGGAACGAGCCTCGAAAATTTTCAGGAAAGCACACGAGGCGGATCTTCTAATGGGTCGATCGATTGAAACGATCGCATCGGGCAGCGTCTATGCCGCAGTTCGGTGTGGAACCTGGACTCGGACAATCGAGGAAATCGCCGAGGTGTCTCGAGTGAGTAAAGCGAAGGTCGAACTCGGCTACCAGGTGATGAACGTGGAGTTGGAACTGGAAGCAAAACCGCAATCACCCCAGGAGTTCGTTCCCCAACTCTCGTCTAAACTCGAACTATCGAACCAGGTCGAACGTCGGGCAGTTACCCTCGCGAAGGAAGTCTTCGAAACTGGACTCGCTAGCGGTCGGAAGCCATCCGGCGTTGCAGCCGGCTGTCTGTACCACGCTGCTCGAGAGTGTGGGGAGGACCTGACGCAATCTGAGGTGGCGTCAGTCGCGAACACCACACCGGTGACAGTGCGGTCCAGTTGGAATTTGCTGACCAATAGCGGGATTGCTGAATCGATGTAA
- a CDS encoding SWIM zinc finger family protein: MHDTSLPISQLDPAKRVLKRAQYEAFEFSLLNGNVLVRNASYSDPIEHEYLVTVHDGLPRSCECPSDTHSQGPCKHRVAVAIRTSILEAASAMQEASTTSE, translated from the coding sequence ATGCACGACACATCACTCCCAATATCACAACTCGATCCAGCGAAACGAGTCCTAAAACGAGCTCAGTACGAAGCCTTCGAATTTAGTTTGCTGAACGGAAACGTTCTGGTTCGAAATGCGAGCTATTCGGATCCAATAGAACACGAGTACCTTGTGACGGTTCACGACGGCCTACCGAGATCGTGTGAGTGCCCATCTGATACACATTCACAAGGCCCCTGCAAACATCGTGTTGCTGTCGCGATACGAACATCAATTCTCGAGGCAGCGAGTGCTATGCAAGAAGCATCGACGACGTCCGAGTGA
- a CDS encoding ArsR family transcriptional regulator: protein MSRPDATPLTPAENAAGLDPITALSVLDDTTRANIIGTIVGHPKGAPSKKELEYYNPSVAASTLTDHLIRLEEVGLIEAIERDRKGLERGQPYRFFQLTDAARELFDRNNLFEADAYRELFAEVEKTDEIKAAEGIERPTGRN, encoded by the coding sequence ATGTCCCGGCCTGACGCCACCCCGCTCACGCCAGCCGAGAACGCGGCCGGCCTCGATCCGATCACAGCGTTGAGTGTCCTCGACGACACGACCCGCGCGAATATCATCGGGACGATCGTCGGTCATCCGAAAGGCGCACCCTCGAAGAAGGAACTCGAATACTACAACCCGAGTGTCGCCGCGTCGACGCTCACCGACCACCTCATCCGGCTGGAGGAAGTGGGACTGATCGAGGCCATCGAACGAGATCGTAAAGGGCTCGAACGGGGTCAACCATACCGATTCTTTCAGCTCACCGACGCCGCCCGTGAGCTGTTCGACCGGAACAACCTCTTCGAGGCCGATGCGTATCGAGAGCTATTCGCCGAAGTCGAGAAGACAGACGAAATCAAGGCCGCCGAAGGTATTGAACGGCCGACCGGACGGAACTGA
- a CDS encoding ComEC/Rec2 family competence protein — protein MRRFLLVLAVAGILILAGCSAAPSDESPTETPIETPTPTEPPEETPTETPSQDSTTDPSGELEVHHIDVGQADATLLITPSGETILIDTGDWRQDGQGVIEYLEAHEIDRVDHLVATHGHADHIGGHAAIIEHYETELDGVGIAYDNGVAHTSQTYENYLDAVEEHDVELLFVEDGDELPLADDAVGVQVLNPPEGDSGSDLHDNSIVLAISFGEFGYLTTGDAETDVEARLVDERADALEADVYQAGHHGSTTSSSGLFMDASDPSIAIISSAYDSQYGHPHDEVLEDFADRDIETYWTAVHGDVVVTTDGQEISVETESDFSTDAADLLEEKPADDDDAQLAAPPMSVSTPLIAGVGA, from the coding sequence ATGCGACGTTTCCTTCTTGTCCTTGCTGTCGCGGGAATCCTTATTCTCGCCGGCTGTAGTGCTGCACCCAGTGATGAGAGTCCGACGGAGACCCCGATCGAGACTCCTACCCCGACGGAACCACCGGAGGAAACTCCAACGGAGACTCCGTCTCAAGACTCTACTACTGACCCATCCGGTGAACTTGAGGTGCACCACATCGATGTGGGCCAGGCGGATGCCACACTCCTCATCACACCTTCTGGGGAAACAATCCTCATTGATACGGGCGACTGGCGCCAGGACGGTCAGGGCGTGATCGAGTACCTCGAAGCTCATGAAATCGACCGGGTTGACCATCTCGTTGCAACCCACGGCCACGCTGATCACATCGGCGGCCACGCTGCCATCATTGAACACTACGAGACAGAACTCGATGGAGTGGGTATCGCCTACGATAACGGCGTCGCCCACACCTCCCAGACGTACGAAAACTATCTCGACGCCGTCGAAGAACACGACGTCGAACTGCTGTTCGTCGAGGACGGCGACGAGTTGCCCCTCGCCGACGACGCCGTCGGCGTCCAGGTCTTGAACCCGCCGGAAGGCGACTCCGGGAGTGATCTACACGACAACAGCATTGTCCTTGCGATCTCCTTCGGGGAGTTCGGTTATCTGACCACGGGTGACGCCGAAACAGACGTGGAAGCGCGGCTGGTTGACGAGCGTGCGGACGCGCTTGAGGCGGATGTCTACCAGGCTGGTCATCACGGGTCGACGACCTCCTCGAGTGGACTGTTCATGGACGCATCCGATCCGTCGATCGCGATTATTTCGAGCGCCTATGATTCTCAGTATGGCCATCCGCACGATGAAGTGCTGGAGGACTTTGCTGATCGCGATATCGAGACATATTGGACAGCCGTACACGGCGATGTCGTGGTGACAACTGACGGCCAGGAAATCAGCGTCGAAACGGAGTCGGACTTTTCGACGGATGCGGCTGACTTGCTCGAAGAGAAACCCGCCGATGACGACGATGCACAACTTGCAGCACCGCCAATGAGTGTGTCCACTCCGCTGATTGCGGGGGTAGGTGCATGA
- a CDS encoding DUF3006 family protein, with translation MMIDGTYTGVIDRIVDDETAVILIEADGEVRDQRTLPVERVPEDARKEGSVLAVTIEGGEIERLEYRPEETEERRESAQERLDRLGSRLSEKSEE, from the coding sequence ATGATGATCGACGGTACCTACACCGGCGTCATCGACCGCATTGTCGACGACGAAACGGCGGTGATCCTGATTGAGGCCGACGGCGAGGTTCGAGATCAGCGGACCCTCCCGGTCGAGCGCGTGCCCGAGGACGCACGCAAGGAGGGCAGCGTGCTTGCAGTGACGATCGAAGGCGGAGAGATCGAACGGCTCGAGTACCGGCCCGAGGAGACTGAGGAAAGGCGGGAGAGTGCCCAAGAGCGACTCGATCGGCTCGGATCGCGGTTGTCAGAGAAATCTGAGGAATAG
- a CDS encoding ASCH domain-containing protein: protein MDALLSIKPEFVEKIFSGEKRYEFRRTSFRDSDAIDTVFLYASSPTQEIVGAFTIDDVIEDTPDNLWMQYQEESGFQRRQRFMDYFTGVETGYAYKIDEVHQLQNSVNPWEFDDEFVPPTSFYYVNGEIPSRAREAISESLRSAYTPRVEEYGSD from the coding sequence ATGGACGCTTTACTCTCGATTAAGCCCGAATTCGTCGAAAAGATCTTTTCGGGCGAGAAGCGATACGAGTTTCGCCGAACTTCCTTCCGCGACAGCGATGCAATCGATACTGTGTTTCTCTACGCTTCGTCTCCGACTCAAGAGATTGTCGGTGCTTTTACGATAGATGATGTGATCGAGGATACACCTGACAATCTATGGATGCAATACCAAGAGGAATCGGGATTCCAGCGAAGGCAGCGGTTTATGGACTATTTCACTGGCGTAGAAACAGGATATGCGTACAAAATTGACGAGGTGCACCAACTCCAAAATTCGGTCAATCCCTGGGAGTTTGACGACGAATTCGTGCCTCCCACGTCGTTTTACTACGTCAATGGAGAAATTCCATCCAGAGCACGAGAAGCAATATCTGAATCTCTCCGTTCGGCGTACACTCCGAGAGTCGAGGAGTATGGGTCAGATTGA
- a CDS encoding PIN domain-containing protein has protein sequence MKILIDTNIFIHREDDDIVPETLRKLERALKEAKHDILIHPLSEQEIRGDNNTKRRKKNVSRIETYERLGYPSYPGENDTEFRQHVPETACENELVDNALLYSVYEDRTDFLITEDQGIHKKAIDLGIEDRVFSIETAWEFFRPEGPKLHGPLSIERTSLGNLDLDDSIFDSLKADYENFADWAERHADRTAWVNYNGDGTIGAVLVIKPHEVEAIGSSPTLDRKRRMKISTLKVAKRRWGSKIGELLISLAIREAIHHELDETYFTYYWDEAEEDYFVQLARSYGFEHTANEDDGEAIFVKKLIPGPGQDPSPIEATTKFYPSFCDGPEVQKFLIPIRPEYHRRLFTSYSKRQTLLPEFDGRFDPEGNAIKKRT, from the coding sequence ATGAAGATCCTCATCGACACGAACATTTTCATCCACCGTGAGGATGACGATATCGTCCCCGAAACGCTTCGTAAACTCGAACGAGCGCTCAAAGAGGCAAAACATGATATTCTAATTCACCCGCTCTCCGAACAAGAAATTCGCGGGGATAACAACACCAAAAGGCGGAAAAAGAACGTTTCCCGTATCGAGACGTATGAAAGACTGGGATACCCCTCCTATCCCGGTGAGAATGATACGGAGTTCCGACAGCATGTGCCGGAAACCGCTTGTGAAAACGAGCTCGTCGATAATGCACTACTCTATTCCGTTTACGAGGATCGAACCGATTTTCTTATCACAGAAGACCAAGGAATCCATAAGAAAGCGATCGACCTCGGAATCGAAGACCGGGTGTTTAGCATTGAGACCGCCTGGGAGTTCTTCCGGCCTGAAGGACCGAAACTCCATGGACCGCTGTCAATCGAGCGGACATCACTGGGCAATCTAGATTTAGATGATTCGATTTTCGATTCGTTGAAGGCAGATTACGAAAATTTTGCTGACTGGGCCGAGCGACACGCCGACCGCACAGCTTGGGTTAATTATAATGGTGACGGTACGATTGGCGCGGTTCTCGTGATCAAGCCGCATGAGGTCGAAGCGATCGGATCCTCACCGACGCTCGATCGGAAACGCCGGATGAAAATCTCCACACTGAAAGTGGCAAAAAGGCGTTGGGGATCAAAAATCGGCGAGTTGCTCATCTCTCTAGCTATCAGAGAGGCAATCCATCACGAGCTTGATGAGACTTACTTCACCTATTATTGGGATGAGGCTGAAGAGGATTATTTCGTCCAACTTGCTCGCAGTTATGGGTTTGAACATACGGCCAACGAAGATGATGGGGAAGCAATCTTTGTCAAGAAACTCATCCCCGGGCCGGGCCAAGACCCCTCGCCAATCGAGGCGACGACCAAGTTTTACCCGTCATTTTGTGACGGTCCAGAGGTTCAGAAGTTTTTGATACCGATTCGGCCTGAATATCACCGTCGACTATTTACATCGTATTCGAAACGTCAAACCTTGCTTCCTGAGTTCGACGGTCGATTTGACCCGGAGGGGAATGCGATCAAAAAGCGTACTTGA
- a CDS encoding CRISPR-associated endonuclease Cas3'' has translation MSFDTPLARPNQPLAVHLNGVAANARVLTPADTTTPRGDSLQQLLTTVAHLHDFGKLTPAFQSYIREQPPRPPRQSEYHAAPGALVTLHALKAQGFSMPAVLGGFYAVLKHHQTLGNLEEDLSKWGTQTGPYVHLVQKLQRIDEEAAADATELLETATDGALEWDEIPIDNPERYRQVFRHGRPSRDDSDADFYPLVQRIWATLSCADKLDATGVSAGSAVPRLDPEQISFEGEATGIERELNTLRSRAQSDVAERLADLAADDGGIFTLTLPTGFGKTFAGLNAGLRHAHRTDGRVIYALPYTTILDQVDDEIRAQFDVTPSGDAYTLHHHLAETRTTIDDESVSDGTETMYAETWRSGLVLTTFVQLFESLAGGSNTQSLKLPALQDATIIVDEPQALPREWWQLVTKLFDILVEDYDATVILMTATQPRFVDHSSVPLSTAELVPESMTYFEFLGENPRVSFHIDESVPLGGSAPAAALTPSAAGRRVVSQTLREGTDTLAIANTVRSATELTAAIRATASDRSIVDLGEIVERFVTTHSAELIRHLETNGSIEELAGRLYDQVHARLEETTPELITATLTAALRPVDRRLLIELIRQVLQSSGATRPPLVVTSTQLVEAGVDLSFDRVYRDFAPLPALVQAAGRCNRSFEGERGSVVLWRVDSDATDRLPSQLVYARRGDRLTPTSVALGRIRDEGRTIPELTMLTDGVEHYYDRLHASDHRDHAHDRLVEAYARAQGDTLREASLITDDSEDVLVIRSAAELEFLEEYVTAKADRATQTGRISFTTLQQLFATVPPDRARGLDDSAAMLQELGFPSVTLDEFAVVDDRKSSWYALASGAGLREQ, from the coding sequence ATGTCTTTCGACACGCCGCTCGCACGACCAAACCAGCCGCTTGCCGTCCATCTAAACGGAGTTGCGGCGAACGCACGGGTGTTGACGCCGGCGGACACGACCACGCCCCGAGGAGACTCACTGCAGCAACTACTCACGACGGTCGCACACCTGCACGACTTCGGCAAGCTCACACCAGCGTTCCAGTCGTATATACGCGAGCAGCCGCCCCGGCCGCCCCGGCAAAGTGAATATCACGCTGCTCCGGGAGCGCTGGTCACCCTGCACGCACTGAAAGCACAGGGATTCTCCATGCCAGCGGTGTTAGGTGGCTTTTACGCCGTACTCAAACATCACCAGACTCTCGGCAATCTGGAGGAAGACCTCTCGAAGTGGGGAACCCAAACCGGTCCGTACGTACATCTCGTTCAGAAACTGCAGCGTATCGACGAGGAAGCGGCGGCCGACGCAACGGAACTACTTGAGACTGCTACCGATGGAGCGCTTGAGTGGGACGAAATCCCGATCGACAACCCGGAGCGGTACCGGCAGGTGTTTCGCCACGGTCGCCCCTCAAGGGACGATTCTGACGCTGACTTCTATCCGCTCGTGCAGCGGATCTGGGCCACACTCTCGTGTGCCGACAAACTCGATGCGACCGGCGTTTCAGCCGGGTCGGCGGTGCCGCGGTTGGATCCGGAACAGATCAGTTTCGAAGGGGAAGCGACTGGAATCGAACGCGAGTTAAACACCCTTCGCTCGCGAGCCCAGTCGGACGTTGCCGAACGACTCGCCGACTTAGCTGCCGACGACGGCGGGATTTTCACGCTGACGTTGCCCACTGGCTTCGGCAAGACCTTTGCCGGGCTGAACGCTGGATTGCGACACGCACACAGAACCGATGGGCGAGTGATATACGCCCTGCCGTACACGACCATTCTCGACCAGGTCGACGACGAAATCAGGGCACAGTTCGACGTGACACCGAGTGGTGACGCGTACACACTCCATCACCACCTCGCGGAGACACGGACGACGATCGACGACGAATCAGTGTCCGACGGCACGGAGACGATGTATGCTGAAACCTGGCGTTCCGGACTGGTCTTGACAACGTTCGTGCAACTCTTCGAGAGTCTCGCCGGTGGGTCGAACACCCAGTCGCTGAAACTACCGGCGTTACAGGATGCGACCATCATCGTCGACGAACCCCAGGCGCTCCCACGGGAGTGGTGGCAGCTCGTTACCAAACTGTTCGATATCCTCGTTGAGGACTATGATGCGACCGTGATTCTGATGACCGCGACGCAGCCCCGGTTCGTTGATCACAGTAGTGTCCCACTATCGACAGCCGAACTCGTGCCCGAGTCAATGACGTACTTCGAATTCCTCGGCGAAAACCCGCGCGTCAGCTTCCATATCGACGAGTCGGTGCCGCTCGGGGGATCGGCGCCTGCAGCAGCGCTTACTCCTTCGGCGGCCGGTCGACGAGTCGTCTCCCAGACCCTTCGTGAGGGGACCGATACGCTTGCGATCGCCAACACCGTTCGTAGTGCAACCGAACTAACCGCGGCGATCCGAGCGACCGCGAGCGATCGGTCTATTGTCGACTTGGGAGAGATTGTCGAGAGATTCGTCACGACTCATAGCGCGGAACTTATCAGGCACCTCGAAACGAACGGTAGCATCGAGGAGCTAGCGGGACGGCTGTACGACCAGGTACACGCCCGCCTCGAGGAGACCACTCCCGAGTTGATAACCGCCACGTTGACGGCTGCCCTGCGACCCGTCGATCGAAGGCTGCTGATCGAACTCATCAGGCAAGTACTCCAATCGTCAGGGGCGACCCGCCCGCCGCTTGTGGTGACGAGTACGCAGCTGGTAGAGGCGGGGGTCGATCTCAGTTTTGACCGTGTGTATCGGGATTTTGCTCCGTTACCGGCACTCGTCCAGGCTGCGGGGAGGTGTAATCGGTCCTTCGAAGGTGAACGTGGGTCTGTCGTCTTGTGGAGAGTGGATAGTGATGCCACCGATCGGCTGCCGAGTCAACTCGTCTACGCTCGTCGTGGTGATCGGCTCACGCCAACCAGCGTTGCACTCGGACGTATTCGAGATGAGGGACGGACGATTCCGGAGTTAACGATGCTCACCGACGGCGTCGAACATTACTACGACCGGTTGCATGCAAGCGACCACCGAGACCACGCCCACGATCGGCTGGTCGAGGCGTATGCTCGTGCACAGGGTGACACACTTCGGGAGGCCTCGTTGATCACCGACGACAGTGAGGACGTTCTCGTGATCCGCTCTGCCGCCGAGTTAGAGTTCCTCGAGGAATATGTCACCGCAAAAGCCGACCGAGCCACTCAGACTGGCCGCATCTCGTTTACAACTCTCCAGCAGCTATTTGCCACCGTTCCCCCTGATCGTGCGAGAGGACTCGACGACTCAGCGGCAATGCTGCAGGAACTCGGATTCCCGTCGGTCACGCTGGATGAGTTTGCCGTCGTCGACGATCGCAAGTCGTCGTGGTATGCGCTGGCGTCGGGTGCTGGTCTTCGTGAGCAGTAA